In Streptomyces sp. P3, one DNA window encodes the following:
- a CDS encoding Pycsar system effector family protein yields MTTTPRRNGRTPTGPPAEIDALIEATRQENARADTKSAALLTVVGIGFTAFSVAGASAVTVPVHGVARWLCLAALAGVCTVAELLLLVLRPVLGTGDVGQRYFAAWRRYASAPERLARELSVDEEACRTLIRLSGIVWRKYRLIQGAVDLMIGVLPLMAVALSVTLLTRR; encoded by the coding sequence ATGACCACCACACCCCGGCGAAACGGGCGCACCCCGACCGGCCCCCCGGCCGAGATCGACGCGCTGATCGAGGCGACACGGCAGGAGAACGCGCGGGCCGACACCAAGTCGGCCGCCCTCCTCACCGTCGTGGGCATCGGGTTCACCGCGTTCTCGGTGGCCGGCGCGTCAGCCGTGACAGTGCCGGTGCACGGTGTCGCGCGCTGGCTCTGCCTCGCGGCGTTGGCCGGGGTGTGCACGGTGGCGGAGCTGCTGCTGCTGGTGCTGCGCCCGGTACTGGGGACGGGTGACGTGGGCCAGCGGTACTTCGCGGCCTGGCGCCGCTACGCCTCGGCCCCCGAACGGCTGGCCAGGGAACTCTCCGTCGACGAGGAGGCGTGCCGCACCCTGATCCGGCTGAGCGGCATCGTCTGGCGCAAGTACCGTCTCATCCAAGGGGCGGTCGATCTGATGATCGGCGTCCTCCCTCTCATGGCCGTCGCCCTGTCCGTGACGCTGCTGACCCGAAGGTGA
- a CDS encoding adenylate/guanylate cyclase domain-containing protein, protein MATQLREAFAEPQSREARTVLFIDQVGSTAMKEQQPEASWLPALGWLYDTVTALAVQADPGAEIKYLGDGIMITFDSDRATDAVNVAVSVQEAVHDANQGRTGARGVIDFNCSVGVSTGSVVGFTTPMGGHDYVGTVVDKAKRLCDAASPKAIFVDRATASAANVMRIASRLGIALGRVPEQYQGDVQRAPLKGFDQPVEYYEILWDQQLYGLKSEAVTRNTDRMRQAPASPPGTTRLPVERSAGKRQPAQDKRQGTQDKRQGALEERHSGEVTCWKPDANFGFVRDSRSGEDFHFRAGHLVYPEDAGESLRVGSRIVFVATGRVDGERNRHAVGILLVDDYAEGTLKLPEGKAHGWLRVQDRLGNSHHVFTPRSAVQRFAPGTLLSFKVAANEKGGLAEEIEEPAEEDAA, encoded by the coding sequence ATGGCCACTCAGCTCCGTGAAGCGTTCGCCGAGCCCCAGTCCCGGGAGGCGCGCACCGTCCTGTTCATCGACCAGGTGGGCTCGACCGCCATGAAGGAGCAGCAGCCGGAGGCGAGTTGGCTGCCCGCTCTCGGCTGGCTGTACGACACGGTCACCGCCCTCGCCGTGCAGGCGGACCCCGGGGCGGAGATCAAGTACCTCGGGGACGGCATCATGATCACGTTCGACAGCGACCGGGCGACCGACGCCGTCAACGTCGCCGTGTCCGTGCAGGAGGCGGTCCACGACGCGAACCAGGGCCGCACGGGGGCCCGGGGCGTCATCGACTTCAACTGCAGCGTCGGTGTCAGCACGGGCTCCGTCGTCGGCTTCACCACGCCGATGGGCGGCCACGACTACGTGGGCACGGTGGTCGACAAGGCGAAGCGCCTGTGTGACGCGGCCTCCCCGAAGGCCATCTTCGTCGACCGGGCCACGGCGTCCGCGGCCAACGTCATGAGGATCGCCAGCCGGCTCGGCATCGCCCTCGGCCGCGTTCCCGAGCAGTACCAGGGAGATGTGCAGCGGGCTCCGCTGAAGGGCTTCGACCAGCCGGTGGAGTACTACGAGATCCTCTGGGACCAGCAGTTGTACGGGCTCAAGTCGGAGGCGGTGACCCGCAACACCGACCGGATGCGACAGGCCCCGGCCTCGCCGCCCGGCACGACCCGCCTCCCCGTCGAGCGCTCCGCCGGCAAGCGCCAGCCGGCCCAGGACAAGCGTCAGGGGACCCAGGACAAGCGGCAAGGGGCCCTGGAGGAGCGGCACTCCGGGGAGGTGACCTGCTGGAAGCCGGACGCCAATTTCGGGTTCGTCCGTGACTCCCGGTCCGGCGAGGACTTCCACTTCCGGGCCGGCCACCTGGTGTACCCGGAGGACGCCGGGGAGTCCCTGCGGGTCGGCAGCCGGATCGTGTTCGTGGCGACGGGGCGGGTCGACGGCGAGCGCAACCGCCACGCCGTGGGCATCCTCCTCGTCGACGACTACGCGGAAGGCACCCTGAAGCTGCCCGAGGGCAAGGCCCACGGCTGGCTGCGCGTCCAGGACAGGCTCGGCAACAGTCACCACGTCTTCACCCCCCGCTCGGCGGTCCAGCGGTTCGCGCCGGGGACGCTGCTGAGCTTCAAGGTCGCCGCGAACGAGAAGGGCGGGCTGGCCGAGGAGATCGAGGAACCGGCGGAGGAGGACGCGGCCTGA
- a CDS encoding NYN domain-containing protein — MGSGCLVLVDGWNHYVAALRCFGYRSAAEFPLDRLALHVAAEAGADAVSAAAVVMALPDRNRPDEAPEFHAWRKRLRRLRNYGVHHESARFSYHQPACTRCSTTLDRKVTCGNCGASNTPAGRRKEKGADIRLASLALRGAWQQEYSTLIILSQDSDFGPMVQEVKKVHQAQGRRYALYSAFPTCTRPDHEHRAIPGTRELRLDAGVYGALIDRPSVHVTDRGAGTP, encoded by the coding sequence GTGGGATCGGGTTGCCTGGTTCTGGTCGACGGATGGAACCACTACGTCGCCGCCCTGCGGTGCTTCGGATACCGGTCCGCCGCCGAGTTCCCGCTTGACCGGCTCGCCCTGCACGTGGCCGCCGAGGCGGGCGCGGACGCCGTCAGCGCAGCTGCCGTGGTCATGGCCCTGCCGGACCGCAACCGCCCCGACGAGGCACCCGAGTTCCACGCCTGGCGCAAGCGCCTGCGCCGGCTCCGCAACTACGGCGTGCACCACGAGTCGGCCCGCTTCAGCTACCACCAGCCGGCGTGCACACGGTGCAGTACGACGTTGGACCGCAAGGTGACGTGCGGGAACTGCGGCGCGTCGAACACCCCGGCGGGTCGCCGCAAGGAGAAGGGCGCCGACATCAGACTCGCCTCCCTCGCCCTGCGCGGCGCCTGGCAGCAGGAGTACTCCACGCTGATCATCCTGTCCCAGGACTCCGACTTCGGCCCGATGGTGCAGGAGGTCAAGAAGGTCCACCAGGCGCAGGGCCGGCGCTATGCCCTGTACTCGGCCTTCCCCACCTGCACCCGCCCGGACCATGAGCACCGGGCCATTCCCGGCACCCGGGAGCTACGGCTGGACGCCGGCGTCTACGGCGCCCTGATCGACCGGCCCAGCGTCCACGTCACCGACCGGGGCGCGGGGACGCCCTGA